Part of the Nicotiana sylvestris chromosome 5, ASM39365v2, whole genome shotgun sequence genome is shown below.
TCTTTACTGCTAACACTTCATCAATAGAGAAGTCAAGACGAGTACCAGTTTTCGCTGTCCAACGCGATTTCTCTTTGCCATTTAGATCGAAACAATCTTTACAATCGTCAAATCCTCTCTGATTTCTAACGCGATTGACTAGACAATCGTAGTTTTTGCAAGTATAGCCACTCCAAACTACAGAGGAATCAGAGGGTGTATTCCAAAAACTCTCAGGAATTGGATAAGGCTCAACATATTCTTGTTGAGCAGCTGCACGACATCTACGACGAGGAAGTGGCTCACAACCTTTAAGAAGCAACTTTTGTGCTAGAAAATCATCATCAGGACAAGAACCATTGACATTATATGACATGTAACGATTAAGTAAATCGCGAAACAAAGTACACGGACTACCAACTGGAGGCATGATTTCGTTAGAGTCAAAGTTTTTGCTGAATCCTAAAGGGAGTTTTTGTGGAGATGTTAAAGAAAGGAACTCAGATGGAAGATTTTGATCAGATTGTGTGTTATCAGATACTTGAACAGCTTCATATTTAGGTGCTACTTTAGCCACAACAGGTGAAGCAATATCTATTTGCTGATTTAGAGAACAAGAGGTGTTAAAAGAGGTAGAAATGAACAATGTTAAGAGATTTGAGGATACTAAAAGGAAGGCAAAAAACAAGTTAGAAGAAAGAAACTTGTTCTTTTTAGTGGAATCCATGGGATTTTTTCTTTGTCTAGATTAATCTTGAACTCTCAAATCTAGTCTTTATATGCTTATAATTAAGTCATAATCATCTGCCCACTGGAGGCATATAAAATTAATGCGTGCATTTGTATTTTGTATCCACTAACTTAAAATCCTGAATTATTTACTATTATTTAGCACTTTAATTCTTCACTAAGGTATGTTCTATCAAAGGAGAGTTGGATATTTAAGAGCATTGTGCATGATAAATGATTTATTTGGCTTTTTACCCAATGTTCAATATTTGTATTGGAGCCCGATTAATCCAGATTTGTATTGCGTAAGGGCTATTAAAAGGGGAAGCACTTCCTCctaagatttttttattttctaagaCTCGAACCTGAGATCTCTAATTAAAGGTGGAAGGATCTTATCCATAGCAAGTAGTAAAGGTAGAACCAAGATTTCAATTTTATGGGTTCTGAAGTGCTAATAACTAGGatctaaatttaatatttttatatatttaataaatttttaaacACAAATATTCTATTTGAATAAAAATTACTAAGTTCGACAAACTCGTAGCCGGACTTCTAGCTCCGCCCATAGTGAGAACTTGTAGAATGTCACAAATGTGAAACTCAAAGACGTTCAATATTCATAAATTATGTTGCTTATTTTATTACCAAGAATCAACTTTTGTATTTAAGATTCCTTATATTTGAAGCAAGAGGCAAAAAGAATTGACAACTTGCAACTTCAGAATTTGAAAATAAATATTCAAGTTTGACTAATTCCAATGTTAATTTCACCATGCAGGTCTTTGTAAAGTGTTAATCAGAAGCACCTTCTATAAATCTTACCACTACTAAGTAACAAAACTCTAAGGTTTGCCAAGGATATCTTGGTTATAATTAGTCAAAGGAGAGTTAGGTATTTATGAGTATTGTGTAtgataaactatttttttttttggttttctacGTGGCGTTCGATACTCGTATTGAAGCCCCAACTAATCCAGATTTGCACCACGCAAGGCTATTAAAAGGGGGAAGCACTTTgtgccaattttttttttttatttcccaGAGCCCAAAACCGAGATATTTGATTAAAGGTGGAAAGATCCTATCCATAGCAAGTAGTACAGACGTAGCTAGGATTTCAACTTTATGGATTCAGAATTTTAGAATGATAATTTCAAGTGCTAATAACTGAattctaaatttaatatttacacatatttaataaatttttcaaTATAATATAGTGTTTGCGCAAAATCTATTAGCTCGGTCAAACTTGTAGTCGGGCTTCTGGCTCCGCCTCTGACAAGTAGTGAGAACTTGtagggtgaaattcaaaaatagtcagatttataagtggtaatCGAAAAATAGTTACAGTTTCGTAAGAAATCAAAAAATTtccacttttcatataaagataaatcagaacaaaaacactattcaaaatctagaaaatattccagcataatatactggagttcgaattttttacatgtgaacttccagcataatatactagagtttcagcataatatgctggaagttcatacacaggtgctccaatctccagtaaaTTATGCTAGAGCTTTctgtgtgttggagttccaacataagatGCTGGAAGTTCTTACACGAGTGcttcaatctccagtatattatgctgaaactttctgtgttgcagcaaaatagtgactattttttaatgactttgcgaatgctgactatttttcaattatcagtcCTAAAACTGGTTAGACGGTACTATTTTTACCTTGTAGAAGGTCACTCATGTTAACTCATAGAAGTTTAACGTTCATAAATTATGTTGCTTATTCTATTACCAAAAACCAACCTTTGTATTTATGATTTGTTATATTTGAAGCAAGAAGCAAAATATTGGCAACTTGCAACTTCTAAATTGATATAAATATTCAAGTTTGACTAAGAAGGAGACTTGACGTAACTGGTAAATTTGATGTCAAGTGACTAGGAGGTTatgggttcgagccgtgaaaacaggctcttgcagaaatgcagggtaaggctgcgtacagtAGACTCTTGTCGTCCGGCCCTTCCTCGGAATCccgtgcatagcgggagcttagtgtaccggactacttttttattttattttattcaagTTTGACTCATTCCAACGTTTAATTTCACCATGCAAGTCTTTGTGAAGTGTGAATCAGAAGCACCCCTTGGTTATTTAATCCCATTTAGCTATTTTAGGGCGTTTTTAGCTGCATATTTTACGGAACGATTCACATGATAGTCTATAGTTTAATCTGCTAAAAAGTTTTTGGAATTCGCACTGTTTATTCCATTTTGAACCAGATTTATTGAAGTTCTTAGTACTATGTATATATTTCAAACTTTTTTTTATAACAGTCTTGTTTTTCGGACTTTTATTTGTGTCTTTTATAGCGATTAGCTTATTTTACACCTATAATAATATTTGATATTTAGATCTTATTCACCATTGTAGATTAAAAAATTATacccaaaatatttttttgtaaaactgTTTATGTTATAAAAGAAGCTGTAAATAGATGTTAAAACTAGAATTGTCTCCTCTTCTAATGCAGATAAACTTAGTAAAAATagtacgggctagccagttttcggaatGGTCATTGAGAAATAGATATTGTTTGCAAAGTTACTGAAAAacagccactattttgctgcaacacggaaaattccaacataatatactgaagattagagcacatgtgtatgaacttccagcatattatgttggaccggtatactggaactccagtatattatgctggaagtccagTCCAGTAtacttatactggaactccagcaaaatatactggagttccagtataatataccggtccagcataaaaATATTTGGAAAAAGAAGGGATATTCGATAACATTAAAGGCTTTTTCGTTAGCGAAATCTCTTTCTACCGGGAATTCAAAAAGTTTTTTTGTACgccaaacaaaaataaataagtaaTAAAACGTTCGAATAATTTGAATCAACTTGAAAAGAGAATTCAATtatttcagtatattatgctgaagtattttccggattttgaacagtattatcgttcagatttatctttacatggaaagtagctaaatttcgattacttttgaaattatgactatttttgaatgaccacttgtaaatctggctatttttgaatttcttccaaTTGACCCTTACTTAGGTCATATATATGAGTATTATGCAAAGGCCTATTTGGAAGGAATGGGAGAAAAAAGACATTCAAAAATTAGACTTTATTAGTGGACCAAGGACCAGTTTCTACTGGACTGGGTCATTGATACAATGATTTGGGCCGAATCAATTTAGTTGAAGAATTAAGGGTTTTCTAAATTTTTAGCTCGTGttagaaactatttatattcgatagccaaataaatatacaaaatttgtataatttttgtatataacatacagaatgtgcgtgtgtgtctatatataaaaaaaatatacaaaaaatatatattttttcggtTATTATTTTGATGGtggctatacagtgtcatttttccTAAGTATTAACTCAAATAGTTGTCGATCCAGTGGGATATATAATACACATATAATTCATAAATATTATATGTACACCCATATATAATTagtgtataatttatgtataccgGTTAGAAAAAAGTAAAAGTGATTTTAACTGGTTATTTATGTAAAGATTCCTTTTTCCATGCTTCTTCCCCTATCTAAAAAAGTTAAATTTTCCTCTAAGTGAATATTTTAGTACTAtgagcccgtttggcttagctgatttagagtagctgaAAAGTATTAGGTGTTGAAAAGGggtatttgcatctatacccgctttttgtgtcacgttttaacttgtgcccattttgcaaaaaaaattgcaagcgtacccactttttcgcataacttcagcatatgaggctgaagtagcaaaggcaattacgcaaaacttcaacattctagtagccgggcctaaagttcagctctagagctgaagtttttgttttgtaactggcgaacttcagctctagggctgaagtttttgtttttgtaactagctagagctgaagtttttgttttgtaactagcgaacttcagctctagaactgaagtttttattttgtaacttgcGAATATCGATCTAATACATCTGTCAAGCTTTCTGTCGTATTCACCCATTCCAGTCCTTTTTTGTATATGTCTCCTCGTTGTAATTGCTGGTGAAAAATCTGTCTGCCTCTAGCCTCCTACATATTTGCAAATCAACATTCCATTAGTAGTTCTTCAAAAGATTTGAGTTTTACTCACGTATTATTAATACAGTGATGACAGGTCAATTACCATTTTTACTATTCTATTACTTATCATAAAAATGGGTTTAACTTTTATACACTAATAAATCACGTAAAAGATTATAGTCGATAAAAAAGCAATTCAGTGCATCAAGTTCTCGCTATATGCGGGGTTCGCgaaagtgaaaaatgaaaaagaagaaatttCCATTAAAAGTACGGaatttaaaaagaagaagaaggaggaggaagaagagaaagagggctgaaattatttaaaaagtgggtacaagttaaaagttttttaaaaaaatgggtataggttaaatgggggtgaccaaatagggcgcctCATGCAATTTTTACTGCTGAAAAgtacttttaagtgctgaagctgatttaaaaaataaacagttacgtgtttggataaaagtgctgaacttaataataagcagctgaagaactgggtatacgaagagttttattttaaaaaaaaaagtattttagggatagaatagtaaatattttggtcaaacctaaagtgtttataagctgaaatttaataagttgggggagaccaacttatgacttttggcttatttattttcaattttatCAAACGCGTAGATAAGTCAAAAAGTGTTTATAAGCTCGTTTGACCAGCATATAAGCTTAGCCAAAACTCTCTATTTCTGATTCCGTGCCTAAAATCATACCTAACTGAATCCGACTTTTGAAAAGTCATTGATCGTCAATTGTTGACCATTTAATCAATAggaaaatctatatatatatatataaaggagggAATAAAAAAGTCTTTGGCCATGTAatctatttatcttttttctcctttttttgcaAAATAAGAAAATCTAATTGTTGAATTTTATTTATTGTATTTAATAACGAGAGCTGAAAAGGCAATATATTAAATTTATGATGAGTGGAGTGTGGACATTCATTTCACTCTTCTCTCTTGGTCTTAAATCTCAAGCACCCAACATTCTAATTTGAAAGGACAAAACAAATGTAACGTCTTTTttgtgaaaaggaaaaaaagattaTAATTTCAACTGTTGCATTAACATAAATTCAATATTATTGtccagatttttttttttttttttgctttacaTATCTTTGATTAGATATGCTCAACATAAAACTTCCGTTATGTAATTCTATTTTCATACAAATATTTGTTGTTGAATTACTCCATTGAGTTTTGATTAGTGAGACGTACAATTGTCGTGGTATAGTTATTTAAACAATGTGAATatctttttccaattttttttttgttgagttAACAAATATAATTTTAGGTATTTGAGAGGGAAAGAAGCATTCCAAGTAACTAACACGAGCCGATTTGTCTGAAGTTTCTCCTTGATCTCTAAGTAAGTAAATTTATCCTGATAATAATTTAATAATTCTAGAATTAAAGCTAGGAAGCAGAGTTACAATTTATGTAGAGGAAAGTAATGTGACCTTTCTAATAATAGTGGAAAGGAAATATGAGTaatgttataaaacaataaaagaagaagaagagtattgccgagaaaagtagggagaatttttttttattgattttgggatgaattataatggaatagaaccctctatttatagggagaggctgacttagccaccaagtatgAACCCttgaatctctctaaatatagacattcaccataaataaaattctatttacaACAAGTACGTAATAGTAATGGacatttgttttgttttgttttctttctatTTGTAGTTTCCGTACTTTtaaattttattctattttttcttttcctttcatatttcttttttaaaaaattgatAAAATTAGAATTTAAGAGGTTTTACTATCTAATGAACAAAAAAGTTAAGTACTTATATATACATGTATTTAATATACTATGATTTAATTAAGAGAATCATGCACACATCCATCACGTATGGTTAATGTAGATTTGAGATTTCAACAATATATAAAGTTATTTTTATATTCACATGCTTGATAAATATTATTGTGactgaaaatataaaaaatttattttaaattcgTTAATATTTTCTATAACCGCGCGAAGCGCAGATCGTTTGACTATTTTGTAATATTACTGATACTTCTAGAGTTTATTATCAGTTAGGTTATTTTACGAGGTACGAGTTGTAGACGTACTGGTCATTTATTTCCTCGTacacttattttatttttaataaattagTTTTGAAATGATAATTAAAAAAATCTTCGCCTTTTTTTCCCCTTCTTGGAGATAAAtatattctctttttcttttgtgtcGCCATGAAATACTTAAAGGAGAAGGGTTAAAGATAAGATATACACAAATTGCCAAGAACATGTACTATGCTATGATAGTTTCTCTTTATAGATTCATCTTGGGTCATTAACTATTTTTGTTGATAATAATGTTCCGGCCAGCGTGTACATATCTCGACTAATTTTCAGGGTCAACTTATGCACATCTCGACTAATTTTCTGGGGTACTTGTTACTTCCCACTTGCACATATACCAAATTCTCAATATCAAGACTTAAATAAATGAGAAAAATTACCTAGTATTTTGCCGCATATCTTCAGCTTAATGAGAAAATAATCCTTGATAGGAGGTCGTGAAGGCAAAGAATTAAGTTAGTAGGTTTGTAGGTAATCGCGTGTTTCTCTTCTGCATACCGGTAGTATTAGTACTACCCCCGTGTTTTCTTAGTTCTTAGTTTTCTATTATTATCTGTTTGTTCTTTGCTTcagttattttatttttcttgttgctttgttttttcttttaatgATTGCTGTGATTAGAATTTTCTTGAGTCAATGGTCTATCGGAAATAGCTTTTTCACCTTTATAAAGGTAAAGGTAAAGCTGCGTACACATTATCTTTCTCATTTCACTAGGTATATTGTTGTTTCTCATTTCACTaggtatattgttgttgttaaGGTTGAGTTGCCATTAATTATATatctgttataaaataaaagcaatgcagtaaaatgtaaacaagaagagatagagagaatgaggaagtgttttcttctttcactttggtgtattttcctatctattacaaggcctttatataggcatgaaaagtgaagaaaatatgtcatggaatatgtcattgaacatagaaaatatgtcattgaatatatcattaaccatttgagagaaagatcatggaggaagagtagacatccaccatattttgatttttatcataacactccccttggatgtccataaataatgtgtctcgttaaaaccttattaggaaaaagtacacatatttagaaatacgccttttggttgcctcgttaaaaaccttgcagggaaaacccaatgggaccaaaccttgtaagggaaaaagagtgcagcgtgtagttactccccctgatgaaaaatcacttaatgtctcgaagacgacgcattccaatcttatatatcagcttttcaaatattgaggttggtaatgccttagtgaacagatcagccaaattatcacttgaacgaacttgttgtacatctatttcaccattcttctgaagatcatgagtgaaaaagaatttcggtgaaatgtgttttgttctatctcctttgatatatcctcctttcaattgagctatgcatgcagcattgtcttcatacaatattgttggaatattctctttcgaagaaagaccacatgtttgctgaatgtgttgagttatagatcttaaccaaacgcattctcgacttgcttcgtgaatggctattatctctgcatgatttgaagaagtagcaaccatagtttgttttgtcgaacgccatgatatggttgtacctccacttgtaaataaatagcctgtctgagatcgacctttgtgtggatcagacaaatatcctgcatctgcataaccaatcaatgatggtttggattcatttgaataaaataaacccatatcaatggtcccttggaggtatctgaatatatgtttaataccattccagtgtctttgtgttgacgaagtactaaatcttgccaataagcttactgagaaagctatatctggtcgaaaattattggcaagatacattaatgccccaattgcactaagatatggtacttcggcaccaagaagctcttcatcattttcatgaggtcagaatggatctttctttatatcaagtgatcttacaaccatcggggtactcaatggatgtgttttatccatatagaatcgctttaaaatcttttcggtgtatgtcgattgatggacaaatattccatctttcatatactcaatttgtagaccaagacaaaattttgtctttccaagatatttcatttcaaattctttcttcaaacagtctactgtttttggaagctccccaggaattccaatgatatttaaatcatcaacatacacggcgattataacaaattcagatccagacctttttataaagacacaaggacaaattggatcattcttgtacccttctttcaacaggtattcactcaggcgattgtaccacatacgtcctgattgtttcaatccgtataaagatttctgaagctttattgaacaagtttctcaaaaaatttatatgcttctggcactttaaatccctcaggtactttcataaaaattttgtTGTCTAATgttccatacaaataggctgtaacaacatccattagatgcatatcaagtttttcttgtactgccatatttatgagatacctgaaggtgatagcatccactacaggagaatatgtctccatataatcaattccaggcctttgggaaaacccttgtgccacaagtcgtgctttatatctaacgacttcatttttatcatttcgttttcgcacaaaaacccatttataccctactggctttatgccttcaggtgttcggaCTAtaggtccgaagacttcacgttttccaagtaaAGTTAACTCTTCCtagatagcgtctttccattttggccaatcatttctctgtctacattcattgacagattttggttcaagatcctcatcttgttgcattatttcaacaacaacattataagcaaaaatgttatcgataacaatattatttcggttccatcttttcccggttgagacgtaacttattgatatctcttcattttcattatttttaggtacctggacctcccctaaggtcttatcatttgttacgtcttggggctcttcttgagccactacctctgtgttatgttcactttgatcacttgctccttttcttcttcgaggatttttatctttagaaccgattggtctaccacgtttcaagcatggcttagactcatttgctttaattaattgttctgtcgggatatcaactcgaattggagcattagcagctggaatatgtgacttagtcacccttggtaggttagtgaatgcatctggcaattgatttgcaatattttgtaaatgaataatcttttgaacctcttgttcacattgatttgttcgaggatctaaatgagacagtgataatgcattccaatctatcttctttttcagctgcttattttctccccctaatgttggatatactgattcattcaaaatggcaatcagaaaatcttgccgtaaataaatctccagtcatcggctctagatattttataatagaaggagattcatatccaacatatatccccaaccttctttgaggacccatctttgtgcgttgtggtggagcaattggaacatatatcgcacaaccaaagatcctaagatgggaaatatttggctcctgaccaaaagccaattgcaatggggagactttatgataacttgtgggccttatccgcacaagtgctgctgcgtgcaaaatagcatgaccccatactgaaatgggaagttttgttctcataagcattggtctagcaattaattggaggcgtttgatcaatgattctgctagaccattttgtgtatgaacatgagcaaccggatgctcaattgttatcccagttgaaatacaataatcattaaaggcttgggatgtaaactcaccggcattatcaagacgaattgtcttaattgtataatctggaaattgtgctcttagctttattatttgagctaACAATCTcacaaatgccatattgcgagttgatagtaagcacacatgtgaccatcttgtagatgcatctaccaaaatcatataatatttgaatggtccacatggagggtgaatgggcccacatatatcaccctgtatacgttccagaaatgcaggggattctatcctaactttaatagttgatggtctaataattaattttccttgagaacacgcagcacaagagaattccttaaattgaagaatcttctgattcttcattgcatgtccatgtgaattctcaattattttacgcatcatattagaaccaggatggcccaaccggtcatgccaaataataaaattatcttgattagtaaacttctcgtttactacggcatgtgtttcaatcctgctaatacttgtgtagtataagccggaggaa
Proteins encoded:
- the LOC104224382 gene encoding probable methyltransferase At1g29790, whose product is MDSTKKNKFLSSNLFFAFLLVSSNLLTLFISTSFNTSCSLNQQIDIASPVVAKVAPKYEAVQVSDNTQSDQNLPSEFLSLTSPQKLPLGFSKNFDSNEIMPPVGSPCTLFRDLLNRYMSYNVNGSCPDDDFLAQKLLLKGCEPLPRRRCRAAAQQEYVEPYPIPESFWNTPSDSSVVWSGYTCKNYDCLVNRVRNQRGFDDCKDCFDLNGKEKSRWTAKTGTRLDFSIDEVLAVKKPGTIRIGLDIGGGVATFAIRMRERNITIVTTSMNLNGPFNNFIASRGVIPLYISISQRLPFFDNTLDIVHSMHVMSNWIPTTLLHFLLFDIYRVLRPGGLFWLDHFFCAGDQLEQVYAPLIDSVGFNKVKWIVGRKLDRGPELNEMYLSALLEKPLKNSW